Proteins from one Ramlibacter sp. PS4R-6 genomic window:
- a CDS encoding aspartate kinase, which yields MALIVHKYGGTSMGSVERIRNVAKRVAKWHRAGHQMVVVPSAMSGETNRLLGLAKELSPAKTTDALLRELDMLASTGEQVSVGLLSIALQAEGMDAVSYAGWQVPIRTNSAYTKARIESIDDKKVRADLDAGKVVIVTGFQGVDDKGHITTLGRGGSDTSAVAVAAALKADECLIYTDVDGVYTTDPRVVPEARRLHTVSFEEMLEMASMGSKVLQIRSVEFAGKYKVPLRVLSSFTPWDIPIGEEATSGTLITFEEDEKMEQAVVSGIAFNRDEAKISILGVPDKPGIAYNILGAVADANIDVDVIIQNISKDGKTDFSFTVHRNDYARTVDLLKAKVLPSLGTDRIEGDTRICKVSIVGIGMRSHVGIAAKMFRALSEEGINIQMISTSEIKTSVVVDEKYMELAVRALHRAFDLDQQPASQN from the coding sequence ATGGCCTTGATCGTTCACAAATACGGCGGCACCTCCATGGGCTCCGTCGAGCGGATCCGCAACGTCGCCAAGCGCGTGGCCAAGTGGCACCGCGCGGGCCACCAGATGGTCGTCGTGCCCAGCGCGATGAGCGGCGAGACCAACCGCCTGCTCGGCCTGGCCAAGGAGCTCTCTCCCGCCAAGACGACGGACGCGCTGCTGCGCGAGCTGGACATGCTCGCCTCCACCGGCGAACAGGTCTCCGTCGGCCTGCTGTCGATCGCGCTGCAGGCCGAAGGCATGGACGCGGTGAGCTATGCCGGCTGGCAGGTGCCGATCAGGACGAACAGCGCGTACACGAAGGCGCGCATCGAGTCGATCGACGACAAAAAGGTGCGCGCCGACCTCGACGCCGGCAAGGTCGTGATCGTCACGGGCTTCCAGGGCGTGGACGACAAGGGCCACATCACCACGCTGGGCCGCGGGGGCAGCGACACATCGGCGGTTGCGGTGGCCGCCGCGCTGAAGGCCGACGAGTGCCTGATCTACACCGACGTGGACGGCGTGTACACGACCGACCCGCGCGTCGTGCCCGAGGCGCGCCGCCTGCACACCGTGAGCTTCGAGGAGATGCTGGAGATGGCCTCCATGGGCTCCAAGGTGCTGCAGATCCGCTCGGTGGAATTCGCGGGCAAGTACAAGGTGCCGCTGCGCGTGCTCTCCAGCTTCACGCCGTGGGACATCCCGATCGGCGAGGAGGCCACTTCGGGCACGCTGATCACTTTCGAGGAAGACGAGAAAATGGAACAAGCCGTCGTCTCTGGCATCGCGTTCAACCGCGACGAAGCCAAGATCTCCATCCTGGGCGTGCCGGACAAGCCCGGCATCGCATACAACATCCTGGGCGCGGTGGCCGACGCGAACATCGACGTCGACGTCATCATCCAGAACATCTCCAAGGACGGGAAGACCGACTTCTCGTTCACCGTGCACCGCAACGACTACGCGCGCACCGTGGACCTGCTCAAGGCCAAGGTGCTGCCGTCGCTGGGCACGGACCGCATCGAGGGCGACACGCGCATCTGCAAGGTCTCCATCGTCGGCATCGGCATGCGCAGCCACGTCGGCATCGCCGCCAAGATGTTCCGCGCGCTGAGCGAGGAGGGCATCAACATCCAGATGATCTCCACCAGCGAGATCAAGACCTCGGTCGTGGTCGACGAGAAGTACATGGAGCTCGCCGTGCGCGCGCTGCACCGGGCTTTCGACCTCGATCAGCAACCGGCTTCGCAGAACTGA
- a CDS encoding DUF3405 domain-containing protein: protein MPQRDTCIVFLTHIWDEVLARRFERLRRESAAHADCFLVLQEDDPEVVARWKAQLESIGAADALFTFNALELPRQLGFRYFGSERIMGNAHFPLLSFLRSHPGYAYFWQVEGDVEYRGRWGEFFEAYRETDAVLLAAHFHRFQDWPDWFWWPSLTPPADVQLPRENMYKAFMAVVRFSRAALESVERAHRQGWLGHFEAIVPTILLMEGRRLEDLNVRKTCYVGAFQDPVALLPLQSTVRCRPYVSLQEFAHRGQGPLLFHPVKERWVFDGEKVMIMPPGGG, encoded by the coding sequence ATGCCGCAGCGTGACACCTGCATCGTCTTCCTCACCCACATCTGGGACGAGGTGCTGGCGCGCCGGTTCGAGCGCCTGCGGCGCGAAAGCGCGGCGCACGCCGACTGCTTCCTGGTGCTGCAGGAGGACGACCCCGAAGTCGTCGCGCGCTGGAAGGCGCAGCTCGAATCGATCGGCGCTGCCGACGCCCTCTTCACCTTCAACGCGCTGGAGCTGCCGCGCCAGCTGGGCTTTCGCTACTTCGGTTCCGAGCGGATCATGGGCAACGCGCACTTCCCGCTGCTGTCGTTCCTGCGCTCGCATCCCGGCTACGCGTACTTCTGGCAGGTCGAGGGCGACGTGGAGTACCGCGGCCGCTGGGGCGAGTTCTTCGAGGCCTACCGCGAGACCGATGCGGTGCTGCTGGCCGCGCACTTCCACCGCTTCCAGGACTGGCCGGACTGGTTCTGGTGGCCGTCGCTCACCCCGCCCGCGGACGTGCAGTTGCCGCGCGAGAACATGTACAAGGCCTTCATGGCCGTCGTGCGGTTTTCGCGCGCGGCGCTGGAGTCCGTCGAGCGCGCGCACCGCCAGGGTTGGCTGGGCCACTTCGAGGCCATCGTCCCCACAATTCTGCTGATGGAGGGCCGCCGGCTCGAGGACCTGAACGTGCGCAAGACCTGCTACGTGGGCGCGTTCCAGGACCCGGTGGCGCTCCTGCCCCTGCAATCGACGGTGCGCTGCAGGCCGTACGTTTCGCTGCAGGAGTTCGCGCACCGCGGGCAGGGCCCCCTGCTGTTCCACCCCGTGAAGGAACGCTGGGTGTTCGACGGCGAGAAGGTGATGATCATGCCGCCCGGCGGCGGCTGA
- a CDS encoding phosphopantetheine-binding protein produces the protein MSASLAQSTTQEFARELASVIVEGLNLEDVDAATLDLGAPLFGGALDLDSLDVLEISLIVQQRYGVKLKADDPNNEAIFASLRSLADHITASARR, from the coding sequence ATGAGCGCAAGCCTGGCTCAGTCCACCACGCAGGAGTTCGCGAGGGAACTGGCCAGCGTGATCGTCGAGGGCTTGAACCTCGAGGACGTCGATGCCGCGACCCTGGACCTGGGCGCGCCCCTCTTCGGGGGCGCCCTCGACCTGGACTCCCTCGACGTTCTCGAAATCTCCCTGATCGTCCAGCAGCGCTACGGCGTGAAGCTGAAGGCCGACGATCCGAACAACGAGGCGATCTTCGCCTCGTTGCGCAGCCTCGCTGACCACATCACCGCATCGGCGCGGCGCTGA